A single window of Tiliqua scincoides isolate rTilSci1 chromosome 10, rTilSci1.hap2, whole genome shotgun sequence DNA harbors:
- the LOC136661434 gene encoding RH-like protein, producing MASQWPPSLRVHLPVLVLFLETAFILIFYFFASYDLQADISIYPAFQNVNVMVIFGFGFLLAFLKRYSLSSAGFGLLLVALGVQWALIVDGFLFSGTIRINLYSILTAIMSTTAVLVSAGATLGKANPIQLACMAVVEVTVFTVSRWIAVEYLKVESHVTVMYVHIFGTYFGVMVSWMLYGSSQSPNVEKERSKPVSDMFAMLGTLFLWMFWPTFNSVLIKNEAERKVAVYNTYFAIAASAVAAFVLSTATSRDGKLSMAHIRSATLAGGIALGFSAPTLQHPWIAMALGFGAGMISVLGLAFVQKRFDTVLQLHDTCGVHYTFGWPSLYGALAHIILIMIKSRGNLSQMGYSALLEIGVLSLSVSMALGAGLVTGFLLTCKLFKPPPVTKYFDDQAYWTFPHLAYGY from the exons ATGGCTTCCCAGTGGCCTCCGAGTCTCCGTGTTCATCTGCCTGTGCTTGTGCTCTTTTTGGAAACAGCTTTCATCCTCATATTTTACTTCTTTGCTTCCTATGATCTCCAAGCAGACATCAGCATTTACCCAG CATTTCAGAACGTCAACGTCATGGTGATTTTTGGATTTGGCTTCCTCCTGGCCTTCTTGAAGAGATACAGCTTGAGCAGCGCCGGATTTGGGCTTCTTCTGGTTGCCCTGGGGGTGCAGTGGGCCCTGATTGTGGATGGATTCCTGTTCAGTGGGACAATCAGGATAAATCTATACAG CATCTTGACAGCAATTATGAGTACCACCGCGGTGCTGGTTTCAGCTGGAGCAACACTCGGCAAGGCCAACCCCATCCAGCTGGCCTGCATGGCTGTGGTGGAAGTGACTGTTTTCACCGTCAGTCGATGGATCGCTGTGGAATATCTGAAG GTTGAGAGCCACGTGACCGTGATGTACGTCCATATATTTGGGACCTACTTTGGCGTCATGGTCTCCTGGATGCTCTATGGTTCCTCGCAGAGCCCAAATGTTGAAAAGGAAAGGTCCAAGCCAGTCTCTGATATGTTTGCAATGCTGG GTACTCTTTTCCTCTGGATGTTCTGGCCCACCTTCAATTCTGTGCTGATCAAAAATGAAGCCGAGAGGAAGGTCGCCGTCTACAACACCTATTTTGCGATTGCCGCAAGCGCCGTCGCAGCCTTTGTACTCTCAACGGCAACCAGCAGAGACGGAAAGCTCAGCATG GCCCATATCCGCAGCGCCACACTGGCAGGTGGCATTGCTCTTGGCTTCTCAGCTCCCACGCTCCAGCACCCATGGATTGCTATGGCTTTAGGTTTTGGGGCAGGCATGAtctctgtccttggacttgcctTTGTACAG AAACGCTTTGACACGGTCCTTCAACTTCACGATACCTGCGGTGTCCACTACACCTTTGGCTGGCCCAGCTTGTACGGAGCACTAGCCCACATCATTCTTATCATGATCAAGAGCCGTGGAAACCTCTCGCA GATGGGCTATTCTGCTTTGTTGGAAATTGGGGTTCTCAGCCTCAGTGTGTCCATGGCTTTGGGAGCAGGTCTTGTCACAG GTTTCTTATTAACTTGTAAACTTTTCAAACCGCCTCCTGTCACGAAGTATTTTGATGATCAAGCTTATTGGACG TTCCCTCATTTGGCTTATGGGTATTGA
- the TMEM50A gene encoding transmembrane protein 50A, translated as MSGFLENMRCSECVDWGEKRNTIASIAAGVLFFTGWWIIIDAAVKYPKSSDFNHSYHVCGVIATVAFLMINAVSNGQVRGDSYSEGCLGQTGARIWLFIGFMLAFGSLIASMWVLFGGYVITDKPNKPEVYPGIAVFFQNAFIFFGGLVFKFGRTEDLWQ; from the exons ATGTCTGGGTTCCTTGAGAACATGAGATGCTCCGAGTGTGTTGATTGGGGAGAAAAACGAAACACAATTGCTTCTATTGCAGCTGGGGTGCTG TTTTTTACAGGTTGGTGGATTATCATAGATGCAGCTGTTAAATACCCGAAGTCGAGCGACTTCAACCATTCATACCATGTTTGTGGAGTTATAGCTACGGTGGCATTCCTGAT GATAAATGCAGTATCCAATGGTCAAGTACGCGGAGACAGTTACAGCGAAGGCTGCCTTGGACAGACAG GTGCTCGCATCTGGCTGTTCATCGGTTTCATGTTGGCATTTGGCTCTCTGATTGCATCAATGTGGGTCCTGTTTGGGGGCTACGTTATCACTG aCAAACCAAATAAACCAGAAGTCTACCCAGGAATAGCAGTCTTCTTCCAGAATGCCTTTATCTTTTTTGG AGGTCTGGTCTTTAAGTTCGGTCGGACTGAAGATTTGTGGCAATAG